In a genomic window of Brassica rapa cultivar Chiifu-401-42 chromosome A10, CAAS_Brap_v3.01, whole genome shotgun sequence:
- the LOC103845122 gene encoding uncharacterized protein LOC103845122 isoform X9 produces MASSDYEIITDPWDPKCVSACCMYFPVQEPEDTELLLEKIRGKLDERIHNHTLAEEYRIINEQIVKSQGFDVDFSKLRYLFDFQPAFLDDSDNDTGRDFFRKLSAEAIEIYNKREGTSFEFVEVEKANIYSNSGEVFFITFVAKDSWNQTKVFQAKVIHVFCREIVHSFCRLKPNQPVTCVDEESIAKKEPISKEASITRKKKRKHGLEINQEW; encoded by the exons ATGGCTTCATCAGATTACGAGATAATCACTGACCCGTGGGATCCTAAATGTGTGAGCGCGTGCTGTATGTATTTCCCTGTACAAGAGCCCGAAGATACGGAGCTTCTGTTGGAGAAGATTCGAGGGAAACTTGACGAACGGATTCACAATCACACACTAGCTGAGGAGTATCGTATCATCAACGAACAGATCGTGAAGAGCCAGGGCTTCGATGTCGATTTCTCCAAGCTGCGTTACCTTTTCGATTTCCAGCCTGCGTTTCTCGATGATAGCGATAACGATACCGGCAGGGACTTTTTTCGTAAACTGTCTGCGGAAGCCATTGAGATCTACAACAAAAGAGAG GGGACTAGTTTTGAGTTCGTTGAGGTTGAAAAAGCAAATATATACTCGAACAGCGGAGAGGTCTTCTTCATCACATTTGTAGCCAAAGATTCTTGGAACCAGACAAAAGTGTTTCAAGCTAAGGTCATCCATGTGTTCTGTAGAGAGATTGTACACAGCTTCTGCAGGCTTAAACCCAATCAACCAG TAACATGTGTTGATGAAGAGTCCATTGCAAAGAAAGAGCCCATTTCAAAGGAAGCGTCCattacaagaaaaaagaaaagaaagcatG
- the LOC103845122 gene encoding uncharacterized protein LOC103845122 isoform X10, translated as MASSDYEIITDPWDPKCVSACCMYFPVQEPEDTELLLEKIRGKLDERIHNHTLAEEYRIINEQIVKSQGFDVDFSKLRYLFDFQPAFLDDSDNDTGRDFFRKLSAEAIEIYNKREGTSFEFVEVEKANIYSNSGEVFFITFVAKDSWNQTKVFQAKVIHVFCREIVHSFCRLKPNQPVTCVDEDPLQRKRPFQVKRRESIV; from the exons ATGGCTTCATCAGATTACGAGATAATCACTGACCCGTGGGATCCTAAATGTGTGAGCGCGTGCTGTATGTATTTCCCTGTACAAGAGCCCGAAGATACGGAGCTTCTGTTGGAGAAGATTCGAGGGAAACTTGACGAACGGATTCACAATCACACACTAGCTGAGGAGTATCGTATCATCAACGAACAGATCGTGAAGAGCCAGGGCTTCGATGTCGATTTCTCCAAGCTGCGTTACCTTTTCGATTTCCAGCCTGCGTTTCTCGATGATAGCGATAACGATACCGGCAGGGACTTTTTTCGTAAACTGTCTGCGGAAGCCATTGAGATCTACAACAAAAGAGAG GGGACTAGTTTTGAGTTCGTTGAGGTTGAAAAAGCAAATATATACTCGAACAGCGGAGAGGTCTTCTTCATCACATTTGTAGCCAAAGATTCTTGGAACCAGACAAAAGTGTTTCAAGCTAAGGTCATCCATGTGTTCTGTAGAGAGATTGTACACAGCTTCTGCAGGCTTAAACCCAATCAACCAG TAACATGTGTTGATGAAGA TCCATTGCAAAGAAAGCGCCCATTTCAAgtaaaaagaagagaaagcaTAGTATAA
- the LOC103845122 gene encoding uncharacterized protein LOC103845122 isoform X1: MASSDYEIITDPWDPKCVSACCMYFPVQEPEDTELLLEKIRGKLDERIHNHTLAEEYRIINEQIVKSQGFDVDFSKLRYLFDFQPAFLDDSDNDTGRDFFRKLSAEAIEIYNKREGTNFEFVEVEKANIYSNSGEVYFITFVAKDPLDKKTKVFQAKVIHVFCREIVLSFCRLKPNQPVTCDDEESIAKKAPISSKKKRKHRLKIKPGCINSNLKGDGLGLGDKQAAQPKSKEQRSSEATYENRAEGDEYKQRMMSELANRFFALASFDLS; this comes from the exons ATGGCTTCATCAGATTACGAGATAATCACTGACCCGTGGGATCCTAAATGTGTGAGCGCGTGCTGTATGTATTTCCCTGTACAAGAGCCCGAAGATACGGAGCTTCTGTTGGAGAAGATTCGAGGGAAACTTGACGAACGGATTCACAATCACACACTAGCTGAGGAGTATCGTATCATCAACGAACAGATCGTGAAGAGCCAGGGCTTCGATGTCGATTTCTCCAAGCTGCGTTACCTTTTCGATTTCCAGCCTGCGTTTCTCGATGATAGCGATAACGATACCGGCAGGGACTTTTTTCGTAAACTGTCTGCGGAAGCCATTGAGATCTACAACAAAAGAGAG GGGACTAATTTTGAGTTTGTTGAGGTTGAGAAAGCTAATATTTACTCGAACAGCGGAGAGGTCTACTTCATCACATTTGTAGCCAAAGATCCTCTTGACAAGAAGACGAAAGTGTTTCAAGCTAAGGTCATTCATGTGTTCTGTAGAGAGAttgtactcagcttctgcaGGCTTAAACCCAATCAACCAG TAACATGTGATGATGAAGAGTCCATTGCAAAGAAAGCGCCCATTTCAAgtaaaaagaagagaaagcaTA GGTTGAAAATTAAACCAGGTTGTATTAATTCAAACCTAAAAGGTGATGGTTTGGGCCTCGGTGATAAGCAAGCAGCCCAGCCCAAGAGCAAAGAACAACGGTCATCAGAAGCTACTTATGAAAACAGAGCAGAAGGAGATGAGTACAAGCAAAGGATGATGAGTGAGCTTGCAAATCGATTCTTTGCCCTTGCTTCATTTGACTTATCATGA
- the LOC103845122 gene encoding uncharacterized protein LOC103845122 isoform X5: MASSDYEIITDPWDPKCVSACCMYFPVQEPEDTELLLEKIRGKLDERIHNHTLAEEYRIINEQIVKSQGFDVDFSKLRYLFDFQPAFLDDSDNDTGRDFFRKLSAEAIEIYNKREGTNFEFVEVEKANIYSNSGEVYFITFVAKDPLDKKTKVFQAKVIHVFCREIVLSFCRLKPNQPGLKIKPGCINSNLKGDGLGLGDKQAAQPKSKEQRSSEATYENRAEGDEYKQRMMSELANRFFALASFDLS; the protein is encoded by the exons ATGGCTTCATCAGATTACGAGATAATCACTGACCCGTGGGATCCTAAATGTGTGAGCGCGTGCTGTATGTATTTCCCTGTACAAGAGCCCGAAGATACGGAGCTTCTGTTGGAGAAGATTCGAGGGAAACTTGACGAACGGATTCACAATCACACACTAGCTGAGGAGTATCGTATCATCAACGAACAGATCGTGAAGAGCCAGGGCTTCGATGTCGATTTCTCCAAGCTGCGTTACCTTTTCGATTTCCAGCCTGCGTTTCTCGATGATAGCGATAACGATACCGGCAGGGACTTTTTTCGTAAACTGTCTGCGGAAGCCATTGAGATCTACAACAAAAGAGAG GGGACTAATTTTGAGTTTGTTGAGGTTGAGAAAGCTAATATTTACTCGAACAGCGGAGAGGTCTACTTCATCACATTTGTAGCCAAAGATCCTCTTGACAAGAAGACGAAAGTGTTTCAAGCTAAGGTCATTCATGTGTTCTGTAGAGAGAttgtactcagcttctgcaGGCTTAAACCCAATCAACCAG GGTTGAAAATTAAACCAGGTTGTATTAATTCAAACCTAAAAGGTGATGGTTTGGGCCTCGGTGATAAGCAAGCAGCCCAGCCCAAGAGCAAAGAACAACGGTCATCAGAAGCTACTTATGAAAACAGAGCAGAAGGAGATGAGTACAAGCAAAGGATGATGAGTGAGCTTGCAAATCGATTCTTTGCCCTTGCTTCATTTGACTTATCATGA
- the LOC103845122 gene encoding uncharacterized protein LOC103845122 isoform X11, translating into MASSDYEIITDPWDPKCVSACCMYFPVQEPEDTELLLEKIRGKLDERIHNHTLAEEYRIINEQIVKSQGFDVDFSKLRYLFDFQPAFLDDSDNDTGRDFFRKLSAEAIEIYNKREGTNFEFVEVEKANIYSNSGEVYFITFVAKDPLDKKTKVFQAKVIHVFCREIVLSFCRLKPNQPGICFLGIN; encoded by the exons ATGGCTTCATCAGATTACGAGATAATCACTGACCCGTGGGATCCTAAATGTGTGAGCGCGTGCTGTATGTATTTCCCTGTACAAGAGCCCGAAGATACGGAGCTTCTGTTGGAGAAGATTCGAGGGAAACTTGACGAACGGATTCACAATCACACACTAGCTGAGGAGTATCGTATCATCAACGAACAGATCGTGAAGAGCCAGGGCTTCGATGTCGATTTCTCCAAGCTGCGTTACCTTTTCGATTTCCAGCCTGCGTTTCTCGATGATAGCGATAACGATACCGGCAGGGACTTTTTTCGTAAACTGTCTGCGGAAGCCATTGAGATCTACAACAAAAGAGAG GGGACTAATTTTGAGTTTGTTGAGGTTGAGAAAGCTAATATTTACTCGAACAGCGGAGAGGTCTACTTCATCACATTTGTAGCCAAAGATCCTCTTGACAAGAAGACGAAAGTGTTTCAAGCTAAGGTCATTCATGTGTTCTGTAGAGAGAttgtactcagcttctgcaGGCTTAAACCCAATCAACCAGGTATTTGTTTTCTTGGAATTAATTAG
- the LOC103845122 gene encoding uncharacterized protein LOC103845122 isoform X6: MASSDYEIITDPWDPKCVSACCMYFPVQEPEDTELLLEKIRGKLDERIHNHTLAEEYRIINEQIVKSQGFDVDFSKLRYLFDFQPAFLDDSDNDTGRDFFRKLSAEAIEIYNKREGTSFEFVEVEKANIYSNSGEVFFITFVAKDSWNQTKVFQAKVIHVFCREIVHSFCRLKPNQPGLKIKPGCINSNLKGDGLGLGDKQAAQPKSKEQRSSEATYENRAEGDEYKQRMMSELANRFFALASFDLS; encoded by the exons ATGGCTTCATCAGATTACGAGATAATCACTGACCCGTGGGATCCTAAATGTGTGAGCGCGTGCTGTATGTATTTCCCTGTACAAGAGCCCGAAGATACGGAGCTTCTGTTGGAGAAGATTCGAGGGAAACTTGACGAACGGATTCACAATCACACACTAGCTGAGGAGTATCGTATCATCAACGAACAGATCGTGAAGAGCCAGGGCTTCGATGTCGATTTCTCCAAGCTGCGTTACCTTTTCGATTTCCAGCCTGCGTTTCTCGATGATAGCGATAACGATACCGGCAGGGACTTTTTTCGTAAACTGTCTGCGGAAGCCATTGAGATCTACAACAAAAGAGAG GGGACTAGTTTTGAGTTCGTTGAGGTTGAAAAAGCAAATATATACTCGAACAGCGGAGAGGTCTTCTTCATCACATTTGTAGCCAAAGATTCTTGGAACCAGACAAAAGTGTTTCAAGCTAAGGTCATCCATGTGTTCTGTAGAGAGATTGTACACAGCTTCTGCAGGCTTAAACCCAATCAACCAG GGTTGAAAATTAAACCAGGTTGTATTAATTCAAACCTAAAAGGTGATGGTTTGGGCCTCGGTGATAAGCAAGCAGCCCAGCCCAAGAGCAAAGAACAACGGTCATCAGAAGCTACTTATGAAAACAGAGCAGAAGGAGATGAGTACAAGCAAAGGATGATGAGTGAGCTTGCAAATCGATTCTTTGCCCTTGCTTCATTTGACTTATCATGA
- the LOC103845122 gene encoding uncharacterized protein LOC103845122 isoform X2 — protein sequence MASSDYEIITDPWDPKCVSACCMYFPVQEPEDTELLLEKIRGKLDERIHNHTLAEEYRIINEQIVKSQGFDVDFSKLRYLFDFQPAFLDDSDNDTGRDFFRKLSAEAIEIYNKREGTSFEFVEVEKANIYSNSGEVFFITFVAKDSWNQTKVFQAKVIHVFCREIVHSFCRLKPNQPVTCDDEESIAKKAPISSKKKRKHRLKIKPGCINSNLKGDGLGLGDKQAAQPKSKEQRSSEATYENRAEGDEYKQRMMSELANRFFALASFDLS from the exons ATGGCTTCATCAGATTACGAGATAATCACTGACCCGTGGGATCCTAAATGTGTGAGCGCGTGCTGTATGTATTTCCCTGTACAAGAGCCCGAAGATACGGAGCTTCTGTTGGAGAAGATTCGAGGGAAACTTGACGAACGGATTCACAATCACACACTAGCTGAGGAGTATCGTATCATCAACGAACAGATCGTGAAGAGCCAGGGCTTCGATGTCGATTTCTCCAAGCTGCGTTACCTTTTCGATTTCCAGCCTGCGTTTCTCGATGATAGCGATAACGATACCGGCAGGGACTTTTTTCGTAAACTGTCTGCGGAAGCCATTGAGATCTACAACAAAAGAGAG GGGACTAGTTTTGAGTTCGTTGAGGTTGAAAAAGCAAATATATACTCGAACAGCGGAGAGGTCTTCTTCATCACATTTGTAGCCAAAGATTCTTGGAACCAGACAAAAGTGTTTCAAGCTAAGGTCATCCATGTGTTCTGTAGAGAGATTGTACACAGCTTCTGCAGGCTTAAACCCAATCAACCAG TAACATGTGATGATGAAGAGTCCATTGCAAAGAAAGCGCCCATTTCAAgtaaaaagaagagaaagcaTA GGTTGAAAATTAAACCAGGTTGTATTAATTCAAACCTAAAAGGTGATGGTTTGGGCCTCGGTGATAAGCAAGCAGCCCAGCCCAAGAGCAAAGAACAACGGTCATCAGAAGCTACTTATGAAAACAGAGCAGAAGGAGATGAGTACAAGCAAAGGATGATGAGTGAGCTTGCAAATCGATTCTTTGCCCTTGCTTCATTTGACTTATCATGA
- the LOC103845122 gene encoding uncharacterized protein LOC103845122 isoform X4, with protein sequence MSLEKSPKVRSVCWRRFVVNVTYGSTITHKSRSAVSSTTRSSSHRALMLISLSYVTFSISSLRFSMKSIHSANQIPAGSVSVDCLRKPLRFTTKREGTNFEFVEVEKANIYSNSGEVYFITFVAKDPLDKKTKVFQAKVIHVFCREIVLSFCRLKPNQPVTCDDEESIAKKAPISSKKKRKHRLKIKPGCINSNLKGDGLGLGDKQAAQPKSKEQRSSEATYENRAEGDEYKQRMMSELANRFFALASFDLS encoded by the exons ATGTCCCTGGAAAAGAGCCCGAAGGTACGAAGCGTATGTTGGAGAAGATTCGTGGTAAACGTGACATACGGATCCACTATCACACACAAGTCGAGGAGTGCCGTATCATCAACGACCAGATCGTCAAGTCACAGGGCTTTGATGTTGATTTCTCTAAGCTACGTTACCTTTTCGATTTCCAGCCTGCGTTTCTCGATGAAGTCTATCCACTCGGCAAACCAGATACCGGCCGGGTCTGTTTCGGTAGACTGTCTGCGGAAGCCATTGAGATTTACAACAAAAAGAGAG GGGACTAATTTTGAGTTTGTTGAGGTTGAGAAAGCTAATATTTACTCGAACAGCGGAGAGGTCTACTTCATCACATTTGTAGCCAAAGATCCTCTTGACAAGAAGACGAAAGTGTTTCAAGCTAAGGTCATTCATGTGTTCTGTAGAGAGAttgtactcagcttctgcaGGCTTAAACCCAATCAACCAG TAACATGTGATGATGAAGAGTCCATTGCAAAGAAAGCGCCCATTTCAAgtaaaaagaagagaaagcaTA GGTTGAAAATTAAACCAGGTTGTATTAATTCAAACCTAAAAGGTGATGGTTTGGGCCTCGGTGATAAGCAAGCAGCCCAGCCCAAGAGCAAAGAACAACGGTCATCAGAAGCTACTTATGAAAACAGAGCAGAAGGAGATGAGTACAAGCAAAGGATGATGAGTGAGCTTGCAAATCGATTCTTTGCCCTTGCTTCATTTGACTTATCATGA
- the LOC103845122 gene encoding uncharacterized protein LOC103845122 isoform X3: MASSDYEIITDPWDPKCVSACCMYFPVQEPEDTELLLEKIRGKLDERIHNHTLAEEYRIINEQIVKSQGFDVDFSKLRYLFDFQPAFLDDSDNDTGRDFFRKLSAEAIEIYNKREGTNFEFVEVEKANIYSNSGEVYFITFVAKDPLDKKTKVFQAKVIHVFCREIVLSFCRLKPNQPESIAKKAPISSKKKRKHRLKIKPGCINSNLKGDGLGLGDKQAAQPKSKEQRSSEATYENRAEGDEYKQRMMSELANRFFALASFDLS, from the exons ATGGCTTCATCAGATTACGAGATAATCACTGACCCGTGGGATCCTAAATGTGTGAGCGCGTGCTGTATGTATTTCCCTGTACAAGAGCCCGAAGATACGGAGCTTCTGTTGGAGAAGATTCGAGGGAAACTTGACGAACGGATTCACAATCACACACTAGCTGAGGAGTATCGTATCATCAACGAACAGATCGTGAAGAGCCAGGGCTTCGATGTCGATTTCTCCAAGCTGCGTTACCTTTTCGATTTCCAGCCTGCGTTTCTCGATGATAGCGATAACGATACCGGCAGGGACTTTTTTCGTAAACTGTCTGCGGAAGCCATTGAGATCTACAACAAAAGAGAG GGGACTAATTTTGAGTTTGTTGAGGTTGAGAAAGCTAATATTTACTCGAACAGCGGAGAGGTCTACTTCATCACATTTGTAGCCAAAGATCCTCTTGACAAGAAGACGAAAGTGTTTCAAGCTAAGGTCATTCATGTGTTCTGTAGAGAGAttgtactcagcttctgcaGGCTTAAACCCAATCAACCAG AGTCCATTGCAAAGAAAGCGCCCATTTCAAgtaaaaagaagagaaagcaTA GGTTGAAAATTAAACCAGGTTGTATTAATTCAAACCTAAAAGGTGATGGTTTGGGCCTCGGTGATAAGCAAGCAGCCCAGCCCAAGAGCAAAGAACAACGGTCATCAGAAGCTACTTATGAAAACAGAGCAGAAGGAGATGAGTACAAGCAAAGGATGATGAGTGAGCTTGCAAATCGATTCTTTGCCCTTGCTTCATTTGACTTATCATGA
- the LOC103845122 gene encoding uncharacterized protein LOC103845122 isoform X7 has product MASSDYEIITDPWDPKCVSACCMYFPVQEPEDTELLLEKIRGKLDERIHNHTLAEEYRIINEQIVKSQGFDVDFSKLRYLFDFQPAFLDDSDNDTGRDFFRKLSAEAIEIYNKREGTSFEFVEVEKANIYSNSGEVFFITFVAKDSWNQTKVFQAKVIHVFCREIVHSFCRLKPNQPVTCDDEESIAKKAPISSKKKRKHSITLFFVTKESFFSISKITHLFLLVFLFLVFWFSTRVEN; this is encoded by the exons ATGGCTTCATCAGATTACGAGATAATCACTGACCCGTGGGATCCTAAATGTGTGAGCGCGTGCTGTATGTATTTCCCTGTACAAGAGCCCGAAGATACGGAGCTTCTGTTGGAGAAGATTCGAGGGAAACTTGACGAACGGATTCACAATCACACACTAGCTGAGGAGTATCGTATCATCAACGAACAGATCGTGAAGAGCCAGGGCTTCGATGTCGATTTCTCCAAGCTGCGTTACCTTTTCGATTTCCAGCCTGCGTTTCTCGATGATAGCGATAACGATACCGGCAGGGACTTTTTTCGTAAACTGTCTGCGGAAGCCATTGAGATCTACAACAAAAGAGAG GGGACTAGTTTTGAGTTCGTTGAGGTTGAAAAAGCAAATATATACTCGAACAGCGGAGAGGTCTTCTTCATCACATTTGTAGCCAAAGATTCTTGGAACCAGACAAAAGTGTTTCAAGCTAAGGTCATCCATGTGTTCTGTAGAGAGATTGTACACAGCTTCTGCAGGCTTAAACCCAATCAACCAG TAACATGTGATGATGAAGAGTCCATTGCAAAGAAAGCGCCCATTTCAAgtaaaaagaagagaaagcaTAGTATAACTCTCTTCTTCGTGACAAAAGAGTCTTTCTTTTCAATTTCTAAAATTACACATCTATTTCtactagtttttttatttttggtattttggtttTCCACCAGGGTTGAAAATTAA